A region from the Agrococcus sp. SL85 genome encodes:
- a CDS encoding sugar phosphate isomerase/epimerase family protein, which yields MTLPLASVQLYTLADELSADPAGSLERLAAMGLRTVEAFDFVRRPQELRAALDAAGLVSPTAHAPLLSDELWTPDGAIPTPAPEVVLEAAATLGARTVIDPFVAPERWATAEGVDDISERLNTLVERAAAFDLQVGYHNHAQEFVASFDGQTAYERFVARTDPRVQLELDLYWAVVGGQDPVALAASLGDRLLAVHVKDGIAPAENPFRPGAERFGSDALDQRRPGEGEVALAEALRAASAVQYAVIEYDNPPGDVFADIAASLAFLRDGGLAR from the coding sequence GTGACCCTGCCCCTGGCATCCGTGCAGCTCTACACCCTGGCCGACGAGCTCTCCGCCGATCCCGCCGGATCGCTCGAGCGGCTCGCCGCGATGGGCCTCCGCACCGTCGAGGCCTTCGACTTCGTGCGCAGGCCCCAGGAGCTGCGCGCCGCCCTCGACGCCGCGGGCCTCGTCTCCCCCACCGCCCACGCGCCGCTGCTCTCGGACGAGCTGTGGACGCCCGACGGCGCCATCCCCACCCCCGCCCCGGAGGTCGTGCTCGAGGCCGCCGCGACGCTCGGCGCCCGCACCGTCATCGACCCCTTCGTCGCCCCCGAGCGCTGGGCGACCGCCGAGGGCGTCGACGACATCAGCGAGCGGCTCAACACCCTCGTCGAGCGCGCCGCGGCCTTCGACCTCCAGGTCGGCTACCACAACCACGCGCAGGAGTTCGTGGCCTCCTTCGACGGCCAGACCGCCTACGAGCGCTTCGTCGCGCGCACCGACCCCAGGGTGCAGCTCGAGCTCGACCTCTACTGGGCCGTCGTGGGCGGCCAGGACCCCGTGGCGCTCGCCGCATCGCTCGGCGACCGCCTCCTCGCCGTGCACGTCAAGGACGGCATCGCGCCCGCCGAGAACCCCTTCCGCCCCGGCGCCGAGCGCTTCGGCTCGGACGCGCTCGACCAGCGCAGGCCCGGCGAGGGCGAGGTCGCGCTCGCCGAGGCGCTGCGCGCCGCGAGCGCCGTGCAGTACGCCGTGATCGAGTACGACAACCCGCCCGGCGACGTCTTCGCCGACATCGCGGCGAGCCTCGCGTTCCTCCGCGACGGCGGGCTCGCCCGATGA
- a CDS encoding MazG family protein, whose product MSALDELVETMARLRAPGGCPWDAQQTHASLVTYLIEESHELAEAIETGADDAHLVEELGDVLLQVAFHAEIARAEGRFDLEEVAARLVEKLRSRHPHVFGDVAVSGADEVVANWDALKRAEKPERESALDGIPAGLPALALAAKTMGRARRAGLALPAAPEAGPADEAALGEALLALVRAADVQGLDAERALRAATRGMAEGLRAQERAAG is encoded by the coding sequence GTGAGCGCGCTCGACGAGCTCGTCGAGACGATGGCGCGCCTGCGCGCGCCGGGCGGCTGCCCGTGGGACGCCCAGCAGACGCACGCCTCGCTCGTCACCTACCTCATCGAGGAGTCGCACGAGCTCGCCGAGGCGATCGAGACGGGCGCGGACGACGCGCACCTCGTCGAGGAGCTGGGCGACGTGCTGCTGCAGGTGGCCTTCCACGCCGAGATCGCGCGCGCCGAGGGCCGCTTCGACCTCGAGGAGGTCGCGGCGCGGCTCGTCGAGAAGCTGCGCAGCCGGCATCCGCACGTGTTCGGCGACGTCGCGGTCTCCGGCGCCGACGAGGTGGTGGCGAACTGGGACGCGCTGAAGCGCGCCGAGAAGCCGGAGCGCGAGAGCGCGCTCGACGGCATCCCGGCGGGGCTGCCGGCCCTCGCGCTCGCCGCGAAGACCATGGGCCGCGCGCGCCGCGCCGGCCTCGCGCTGCCGGCCGCGCCGGAGGCTGGGCCCGCCGACGAGGCGGCGCTCGGCGAGGCGCTCCTCGCGCTCGTGCGCGCGGCCGACGTGCAGGGCCTCGACGCCGAGCGGGCGCTCCGTGCCGCGACCCGCGGCATGGCCGAGGGCCTCCGCGCCCAGGAGCGCGCCGCGGGCTGA
- the mfd gene encoding transcription-repair coupling factor, whose translation MSLTPLLDALERGALAPVVEEGRGGELHGIEPLRAPVVAALARGHDAPLLVITATRREAEAVRDDLAAWLPAAEVLDLPAWETLPHERLSPSPETVGRRGATLRAVAERDGSRPTIVVASVRAALQPLAGNLLSVEPVDLVAGGRGVDLAELSRRLVDLAYARVDMVTRRGEFAVRGGIVDVFPPAEDHPVRIELFGDEVEQMRWFHVADQRSAPEPVERVVLPPSRELLLTQDVRDRARRLAPELPGIAQMLEKLAEGIAVEGMESLAPALLPGLVPITHYLPGAGVVVLGPERIRDRVRSLNETNHEFLEAAWSAATAGGAPPVDLEGGFLELDALRDAAEGPWWTMSALQRDEDVAALAAEAVPSFAGRAEGAVDHLRERLRDGWRAVVTAGGHGLVERAAAVLAEREVAAREEAELGAEVEPGVVHVVQAAIEHGFELPAERILLMSEAEFFGRAVGVDARAPRRMAARRGTVVDPLQLKAGDFVVHETHGVGRFLELTQRTVSSGGRNPVKTTREYLVIEYASSKRGQPGDRLSVPTDQLDQLSRYVGGESPALSKMGGSDWQQSKAKARKAVREIAVELVQLYSARMASKGHAFGPDTPWQRELEDAFPYAETPDQLTTIDDIKRDMEREVPMDRLLSGDVGYGKTEVAVRAAFKAVQDGKQVAVLVPTTLLVRQHHETFASRFAGFPVQVRALSRFQTDKEVRETVAGLADGTVDVVIGTHRILADQIAFHDLGLVVIDEEQRFGVEHKDALKALKTNVDVLAMSATPIPRTLEMAVTGIREMSTLATPPEARHPVLTFVGPYNEQQVAAAIRRELLREGQIFFVHNRVSTINKVAAQLAELVPEARIGVAHGKMAESQLERVIVDFWEKQYDVLVSTTIVETGLDIPNANTLIVDRAERFGLSQLHQLRGRVGRGRERAYAYFLYDGETPLSETAHDRLETIAVHNELGAGMQVALKDLEIRGAGNMLGGEQSGHIAGVGFDLYLRMVGEAVAVFRGEEADAPRELRLELPVDAVIPEHYVEAERLRLEAYQKLSAAASGRDEGAIDRVVEELRDRYGEPPAQVAALVAMARLRRRAQRAQLSEVIAVGPNLRVGPAELPDSVQLRLRRMYPEAKLNAAARTLVVPIPTVGGGRLAGTQAQPLPDPELIAWVDALLTAVFPASVAPSQEDAAAGAAP comes from the coding sequence GTGAGCCTGACGCCCCTGCTCGACGCGCTCGAGCGCGGCGCGCTCGCCCCGGTCGTCGAGGAGGGCCGCGGCGGCGAGCTGCACGGGATCGAGCCGCTGCGAGCCCCGGTCGTGGCCGCCCTCGCGCGCGGACACGATGCGCCCCTGCTCGTGATCACCGCGACGCGGCGCGAGGCCGAGGCGGTGCGCGACGACCTCGCGGCGTGGCTGCCCGCCGCCGAGGTGCTCGACCTGCCCGCGTGGGAGACCCTGCCCCACGAGCGCCTGAGCCCCTCGCCCGAGACCGTCGGCCGTCGCGGCGCGACGCTGCGCGCCGTGGCCGAGCGCGACGGGTCGCGGCCGACGATCGTCGTGGCGTCGGTGCGTGCCGCGCTCCAGCCCCTCGCGGGCAACCTGCTCTCGGTCGAGCCCGTCGACCTCGTCGCGGGCGGCCGCGGCGTCGACCTGGCCGAGCTCTCGCGGCGCCTCGTCGACCTCGCCTACGCGCGCGTCGACATGGTCACGCGCCGCGGCGAGTTCGCGGTGCGCGGCGGGATCGTGGACGTCTTCCCTCCCGCCGAGGACCACCCGGTGCGCATCGAGCTCTTCGGCGACGAGGTCGAGCAGATGCGGTGGTTCCACGTCGCCGACCAGCGCTCGGCGCCCGAGCCGGTGGAGCGCGTGGTCCTGCCGCCGAGCCGCGAGCTGCTGCTCACGCAGGACGTGCGCGACCGCGCGCGCCGGCTCGCGCCCGAGCTCCCCGGCATCGCGCAGATGCTCGAGAAGCTCGCGGAGGGCATCGCGGTCGAGGGCATGGAGTCGCTCGCGCCCGCGCTGCTGCCCGGCCTCGTGCCGATCACGCACTACCTGCCCGGCGCCGGCGTCGTCGTGCTCGGCCCCGAGCGCATCCGCGACCGCGTGCGCAGCCTCAACGAGACGAACCACGAGTTCCTCGAGGCGGCCTGGAGCGCCGCGACCGCCGGCGGCGCCCCGCCCGTCGACCTCGAGGGCGGCTTCCTCGAGCTCGACGCGCTGCGCGACGCGGCCGAGGGGCCGTGGTGGACGATGTCGGCGCTGCAGCGCGACGAGGACGTCGCCGCGCTCGCCGCCGAGGCCGTGCCGAGCTTCGCGGGGCGCGCCGAGGGCGCCGTCGACCACCTGCGCGAGCGGCTCCGGGACGGCTGGCGCGCCGTCGTCACCGCGGGCGGCCACGGCCTCGTCGAGCGTGCCGCGGCGGTGCTCGCCGAGCGCGAGGTCGCCGCGCGCGAGGAGGCCGAGCTGGGCGCCGAGGTCGAGCCCGGCGTCGTGCACGTCGTGCAGGCCGCGATCGAGCACGGCTTCGAGCTGCCGGCGGAGCGCATCCTGCTGATGAGCGAGGCCGAGTTCTTCGGCCGCGCCGTCGGCGTCGACGCGCGGGCCCCGCGGCGCATGGCCGCGCGCCGCGGCACGGTCGTCGACCCGCTGCAGCTCAAGGCCGGCGACTTCGTCGTGCACGAGACGCACGGCGTCGGCCGCTTCCTCGAGCTCACGCAGCGCACGGTGTCCTCCGGCGGCCGCAACCCCGTCAAGACCACGCGCGAGTACCTCGTCATCGAGTACGCGTCGTCGAAGCGCGGCCAGCCGGGCGACCGCCTCTCGGTGCCCACCGACCAGCTCGACCAGCTCTCGCGCTACGTGGGCGGGGAGAGCCCGGCGCTCTCGAAGATGGGCGGCTCCGACTGGCAGCAGTCGAAGGCGAAGGCGCGCAAGGCCGTGCGCGAGATCGCGGTCGAGCTCGTGCAGCTCTACTCCGCGCGCATGGCGTCGAAGGGCCACGCCTTCGGCCCGGACACCCCCTGGCAGCGCGAGCTCGAGGACGCCTTCCCGTACGCCGAGACCCCCGACCAGCTCACGACCATCGACGACATCAAGCGCGACATGGAGCGCGAGGTGCCGATGGACCGGCTGCTCTCGGGCGACGTCGGCTACGGCAAGACCGAGGTCGCGGTGCGCGCGGCGTTCAAGGCTGTGCAGGACGGCAAGCAGGTGGCGGTGCTCGTGCCCACGACGCTGCTCGTGCGCCAGCACCACGAGACCTTCGCCTCGCGCTTCGCGGGCTTCCCCGTGCAGGTGCGCGCGCTCAGCCGCTTCCAGACCGACAAGGAGGTCCGCGAGACCGTCGCGGGCCTCGCCGACGGCACCGTCGACGTCGTCATCGGCACGCACCGCATCCTCGCCGACCAGATCGCGTTCCACGACCTCGGCCTCGTCGTCATCGACGAGGAGCAGCGCTTCGGCGTCGAGCACAAGGACGCGCTGAAGGCCCTGAAGACGAACGTCGACGTGCTCGCGATGTCGGCCACGCCCATCCCGCGCACGCTCGAGATGGCGGTCACCGGCATCCGCGAGATGTCGACGCTCGCGACGCCGCCCGAGGCACGGCATCCCGTGCTCACGTTCGTCGGCCCCTACAACGAGCAGCAGGTCGCCGCCGCGATCCGGCGCGAGCTGCTGCGCGAGGGCCAGATCTTCTTCGTGCACAACCGCGTCTCGACGATCAACAAGGTCGCGGCGCAGCTCGCGGAGCTCGTGCCGGAGGCCCGCATCGGCGTGGCCCACGGCAAGATGGCCGAGTCGCAGCTCGAGCGGGTCATCGTCGACTTCTGGGAGAAGCAGTACGACGTGCTCGTCTCGACGACGATCGTCGAGACGGGCCTCGACATCCCGAACGCCAACACGCTCATCGTCGACCGCGCCGAGCGCTTCGGCCTCAGCCAGCTGCACCAGCTGCGCGGCCGCGTGGGCCGCGGCCGCGAGCGCGCCTACGCCTACTTCCTCTACGACGGCGAGACGCCGCTGTCGGAGACCGCCCACGACCGGCTCGAGACGATCGCGGTGCACAACGAGCTGGGCGCCGGCATGCAGGTGGCGCTCAAGGACCTCGAGATCCGCGGCGCGGGCAACATGCTGGGCGGCGAGCAGTCGGGCCACATCGCGGGCGTCGGCTTCGACCTCTACCTGCGCATGGTGGGGGAGGCCGTGGCCGTCTTCCGCGGCGAGGAGGCCGACGCGCCGCGCGAGCTGCGCCTCGAGCTGCCGGTCGACGCCGTCATCCCCGAGCACTACGTCGAGGCCGAGCGGCTGCGCCTCGAGGCCTATCAGAAGCTCTCGGCTGCCGCCTCGGGCCGCGACGAGGGCGCGATCGACCGCGTCGTCGAGGAGCTCCGCGACCGCTACGGCGAGCCGCCCGCGCAGGTCGCGGCGCTCGTGGCGATGGCGCGCCTGCGGCGGCGGGCCCAGCGCGCGCAGCTGTCGGAGGTCATCGCCGTGGGCCCGAACCTGCGGGTGGGCCCGGCCGAGCTCCCCGACTCGGTGCAGCTGCGCCTGCGCCGCATGTATCCGGAGGCCAAGCTCAACGCGGCCGCGCGCACGCTCGTCGTGCCGATCCCGACCGTCGGCGGCGGCCGCCTCGCGGGCACCCAGGCGCAGCCGCTGCCGGACCCCGAGCTCATCGCCTGGGTCGACGCGCTGCTGACCGCGGTCTTCCCCGCGTCCGTCGCGCCGAGCCAGGAGGATGCCGCGGCGGGGGCGGCGCCGTGA
- a CDS encoding L-idonate 5-dehydrogenase: MTAAQLPNLGIVAHAKDDVRVEVLPEPAPARDEAVVAIRYGGVCGSDLHYWRHGAAGESILREPMVLGHEVVGTVLRAAADGSGPAEGTAVAVHPATPIDDGSAPFPADRPNLSPAGTYLGSAARVPHTAGAFARRVALPSRMLRALPQGLGLRTAALVEPAAVAWHGMGRAGDVAGRRVLVIGSGPIGALAVAVAVHHGAAEVIATDLHDLPREIAARVGASRTIDARDEEAIAAVHADVVIESSGTVLGLASAIRGAVRGGTVVMLGLQRSGEVPVLASLAITRELTLVGSFRFHDEIDDVIAALADGSLAADPVITHVAPVDDALEAFATAGDASASSKVLIDLQEAS; this comes from the coding sequence ATGACCGCCGCGCAGCTGCCCAACCTCGGGATCGTCGCGCACGCGAAGGACGACGTGCGCGTCGAGGTCCTGCCCGAGCCCGCGCCGGCGCGCGACGAGGCGGTCGTCGCGATCCGCTACGGCGGCGTCTGCGGCTCCGACCTCCACTACTGGCGCCACGGCGCGGCGGGGGAGTCGATCCTGCGCGAGCCGATGGTGCTCGGCCACGAGGTGGTCGGCACGGTGCTGCGCGCCGCCGCCGACGGCTCCGGCCCCGCCGAGGGCACCGCGGTCGCCGTGCACCCGGCGACGCCGATCGACGACGGCTCCGCCCCGTTCCCCGCGGACCGCCCGAACCTCAGCCCCGCGGGCACCTACCTGGGCTCCGCCGCGCGCGTGCCGCACACCGCGGGTGCCTTCGCTCGCCGCGTCGCGCTGCCGAGCCGCATGCTGCGCGCGCTGCCGCAGGGCCTGGGCCTCCGCACGGCCGCCCTCGTCGAGCCCGCCGCCGTCGCCTGGCACGGCATGGGCCGCGCGGGCGACGTCGCAGGCAGACGGGTGCTCGTCATCGGCTCGGGGCCCATCGGCGCGCTCGCGGTCGCCGTCGCCGTGCACCACGGCGCCGCAGAGGTCATCGCGACCGACCTCCACGACCTGCCCCGCGAGATCGCGGCGAGGGTGGGCGCGTCCCGCACGATCGACGCGCGCGACGAGGAGGCCATCGCGGCCGTGCACGCCGACGTCGTCATCGAGTCGTCCGGCACGGTCCTGGGCCTCGCGAGCGCCATCCGCGGCGCCGTCCGCGGCGGCACGGTGGTGATGCTCGGCCTGCAGCGCTCGGGCGAGGTGCCCGTGCTCGCCTCGCTCGCGATCACCCGCGAGCTCACGCTCGTCGGCTCGTTCCGCTTCCACGACGAGATCGACGACGTCATCGCCGCCCTCGCAGACGGCTCCCTCGCCGCCGACCCCGTCATCACCCATGTCGCACCCGTCGACGACGCGCTCGAGGCCTTCGCCACCGCCGGCGACGCGAGCGCCTCGTCGAAGGTGCTCATCGACCTCCAGGAGGCATCATGA
- a CDS encoding Gfo/Idh/MocA family protein, which translates to MSAVGIGIIGAGVISDTYLEHLQAFGDTEVRIVGDLHVDRAAAQAQAHGVPAHGTAGDVLAHPEVELVINLTIPAAHLDVSRAAIAAGKHVWTEKPLGLDLDGAAQLLREADAAGLRVGCAPDTLLGPGFQAARRAIEAGRIGRPLFAQTAFQTQGPDLWHPNPGFLFAQGAGPLMDMGPYYLSALVSILGPVATVAAVGTKAQEEREIRTGPLAGTRFPVEVPSTIQLVAAFESGAQSQSLLSFDSPLERHGVVEIHGTEGSIVLPDPNRFAGRIAAVRPLGMLVDGLSHEQVWEEIPHPELEVGRGIGALDMVRAIAEGRPHVASGELGLHVLDTMLSAARSAETGRTEAVASSLAPVPLLPEGFDPFRATL; encoded by the coding sequence ATGAGCGCCGTCGGCATCGGCATCATCGGGGCGGGCGTCATCAGCGACACCTACCTCGAGCACCTGCAGGCCTTCGGCGACACCGAGGTGCGGATCGTCGGCGACCTCCACGTCGACCGCGCGGCGGCGCAGGCGCAGGCGCACGGCGTGCCCGCCCACGGCACCGCCGGCGACGTGCTCGCCCACCCGGAGGTCGAGCTCGTCATCAACCTCACGATCCCGGCGGCGCACCTCGACGTCTCGCGCGCGGCGATCGCCGCGGGCAAGCACGTGTGGACCGAGAAGCCCCTCGGCCTCGACCTCGACGGCGCGGCCCAGCTGCTGCGCGAGGCGGACGCCGCGGGCCTCCGCGTCGGCTGCGCGCCCGACACCCTGCTCGGCCCCGGCTTCCAGGCCGCGCGGCGCGCGATCGAGGCCGGGCGCATCGGTCGCCCGCTCTTCGCGCAGACCGCGTTCCAGACGCAGGGGCCCGACCTGTGGCACCCGAACCCCGGCTTCCTCTTCGCCCAGGGCGCCGGACCGCTCATGGACATGGGGCCGTACTACCTCTCGGCGCTCGTGAGCATCCTCGGTCCCGTCGCGACGGTCGCCGCGGTCGGCACGAAGGCGCAGGAGGAGCGCGAGATCCGCACCGGGCCGCTCGCGGGCACCCGCTTCCCCGTCGAGGTGCCCTCGACGATCCAGCTCGTCGCCGCGTTCGAGTCGGGCGCGCAGTCGCAGAGCCTGCTGAGCTTCGACTCCCCGCTCGAGCGGCACGGCGTCGTCGAGATCCACGGCACCGAGGGCTCGATCGTGCTGCCCGACCCCAACCGCTTCGCGGGGCGCATCGCCGCGGTGCGGCCGCTCGGCATGCTCGTCGACGGGCTGTCGCACGAGCAGGTGTGGGAGGAGATCCCGCACCCCGAGCTGGAGGTCGGCCGCGGCATCGGCGCGCTCGACATGGTGCGCGCCATCGCCGAGGGCCGTCCGCACGTGGCCTCGGGCGAGCTCGGGCTGCACGTGCTCGACACGATGCTCTCGGCCGCGCGCTCGGCCGAGACCGGCCGGACCGAGGCGGTCGCGAGCAGCCTCGCGCCCGTGCCGCTGCTTCCCGAGGGCTTCGACCCCTTCCGCGCGACGCTCTGA
- the pth gene encoding aminoacyl-tRNA hydrolase, with product MADTWLVVGLGNPGPDYERTRHNIGRMVLVELERRAGASPKRHGRAEALVAESRIVGGPKVVTAFPTTYMNRSGGPTAKLMDWYGVEPDHVIVLHDELDLPLGEIRLKQGGGHGGHNGMRDIIAARGPEVLRVRLGIGRPPGRQDAADFVLKPFAKAEQGEVDLMVQLGADAVERIIAEGFLAAQQRIHAPS from the coding sequence GTGGCGGACACGTGGCTCGTGGTCGGGCTCGGGAATCCCGGGCCCGACTACGAGCGCACGCGCCACAACATCGGCCGCATGGTGCTCGTCGAGCTCGAGCGCCGCGCCGGCGCGAGCCCCAAGCGGCACGGCCGCGCCGAGGCGCTCGTCGCCGAGTCGCGCATCGTCGGCGGCCCGAAGGTCGTGACGGCCTTCCCCACGACCTACATGAACCGCTCGGGCGGCCCGACCGCGAAGCTCATGGACTGGTACGGCGTCGAGCCCGACCACGTGATCGTGCTGCACGACGAGCTCGACCTGCCGCTGGGCGAGATCCGGCTGAAGCAGGGCGGCGGGCACGGCGGCCACAACGGCATGCGCGACATCATCGCCGCGCGCGGGCCCGAGGTGCTGCGGGTGCGGCTCGGCATCGGCAGGCCCCCGGGCCGCCAGGACGCCGCCGACTTCGTGCTGAAGCCCTTCGCCAAGGCCGAGCAGGGCGAGGTCGACCTGATGGTCCAGCTCGGCGCCGACGCCGTCGAGCGGATCATCGCCGAGGGCTTCCTCGCCGCGCAGCAGCGCATCCACGCCCCCTCCTGA
- a CDS encoding 50S ribosomal protein L25/general stress protein Ctc, whose amino-acid sequence MSTDDNKLQTEIRESFGKGAARKLRAVGKVPAVLYGHGSEPQHLTVNAHDVFMLVRKANAIIDLQIEGKSQLALVKDVQRNPVMMGVTAIEHLDLVIVRRGEKVTVDVPVHVEGEPVSGFIAIQDATTVSVEVEALHIPESFTVSVEGLEDGARILASEIELPKGAELLTDGETLVVSVQEPQLAEEDEEAEEAEGEESEEGAEGDEATEGDSAE is encoded by the coding sequence ATGAGCACCGACGACAACAAGCTCCAGACCGAGATCCGCGAGAGCTTCGGCAAGGGCGCCGCCCGCAAGCTGCGCGCCGTGGGCAAGGTCCCCGCCGTCCTCTACGGCCACGGGTCGGAGCCCCAGCACCTCACCGTGAACGCGCACGACGTGTTCATGCTCGTCCGCAAGGCGAACGCGATCATCGACCTCCAGATCGAGGGCAAGAGCCAGCTCGCGCTCGTCAAGGACGTGCAGCGCAACCCGGTCATGATGGGCGTCACCGCCATCGAGCACCTCGACCTCGTCATCGTCCGCCGCGGCGAGAAGGTCACGGTCGACGTGCCCGTGCACGTCGAGGGCGAGCCCGTCTCGGGCTTCATCGCCATCCAGGACGCCACGACGGTCTCGGTCGAGGTCGAGGCGCTCCACATCCCCGAGTCCTTCACGGTCTCGGTCGAGGGCCTCGAGGACGGCGCGCGCATCCTCGCCTCGGAGATCGAGCTGCCCAAGGGCGCCGAGCTCCTCACCGACGGCGAGACGCTCGTCGTCTCGGTCCAGGAGCCCCAGCTGGCCGAGGAGGACGAGGAGGCCGAGGAGGCCGAGGGCGAGGAGTCCGAGGAGGGCGCCGAGGGCGACGAGGCCACCGAGGGCGACTCGGCCGAGTAG
- a CDS encoding gluconokinase encodes MTELRYPPMIIMGVQGSGKSTIGAALAERLNIDFIDGDDLHPKANKDKMAAGHPLTDEDRVPWLKVIGETIAEGRREGRITIVACSALKRWYRELLRSSDADLVFVHLSGEQALLADRLAHRDHEFMPTTLLDSQIETLEPLAEHERGIVIAIEQSPAAIVDEVTRILMARAAGRAVEPAAGATLTGAIDLPREPRGD; translated from the coding sequence ATGACCGAGCTGCGCTACCCGCCGATGATCATCATGGGCGTGCAGGGCTCCGGCAAGTCGACGATCGGCGCGGCCCTCGCCGAGCGGCTGAACATCGACTTCATCGACGGCGACGACCTGCATCCGAAGGCCAACAAGGACAAGATGGCCGCCGGCCACCCGCTCACCGACGAGGACCGCGTGCCGTGGCTCAAGGTGATCGGCGAGACGATCGCCGAGGGCCGCCGCGAGGGCCGCATCACGATCGTCGCGTGCTCGGCGCTGAAGCGCTGGTACCGCGAGCTGCTGCGGTCGAGCGACGCCGACCTCGTCTTCGTGCACCTCTCGGGCGAGCAGGCGCTGCTGGCCGACCGGCTCGCGCACCGCGACCACGAGTTCATGCCGACGACGCTGCTCGACAGCCAGATCGAGACGCTCGAGCCGCTCGCCGAGCACGAGCGCGGCATCGTCATCGCGATCGAGCAGAGCCCCGCGGCGATCGTCGACGAGGTCACGCGCATCCTCATGGCGCGCGCCGCCGGGCGTGCGGTCGAGCCCGCCGCGGGCGCGACGCTCACCGGCGCGATCGACCTGCCCCGCGAGCCCCGCGGGGACTGA
- a CDS encoding GntP family permease: MDDLVLTWDLGTGGLLLLAAGAIALLLVLIMAFRIHAFVALMITSLLTAIAAGIPFDRLLEAIAFGFNPTLGNVMLLVALGAMLGRMIEVSGGARVLTDKLIERFGEQRAAMAVGVASLLMGFPIFFDAGLVVMMPIIYAVARRLGGSLLTVAFPAALAFSSMHIFVPPHPGPVSASAILGADVGLVLLLGLVVAIPVWYLVGVLFGGWVGRRYDIRVPDLLSGSKDEYEEMESNPSFGRILFLLLLPLFLILLNTGLNMYASTTEDADAFKAEPVVAALRLLGETPVALLITVVISFWLLGWGMGKRGSLVDKVADSALGPIASVVLVTGAGGMFGGVLRVTGIGTAIADSLNAIGMPVILAAFLISQIVRIAQGSATVALTTAASLMAGVVAQGDFNPVQIAAIVLATAAGSVGFSHVNDSGFWLVSRFFGLDVATTLKTWTVAQGLMAIVGFAISVAIYLVGGLLG, encoded by the coding sequence ATGGATGACCTCGTCCTCACCTGGGACCTCGGCACCGGAGGGCTGCTGCTGCTCGCGGCGGGCGCGATCGCGCTCCTCCTCGTGCTCATCATGGCCTTCCGGATCCACGCGTTCGTCGCGCTGATGATCACGAGCCTGCTCACCGCCATCGCGGCGGGCATCCCGTTCGACCGCCTGCTCGAGGCGATCGCGTTCGGCTTCAACCCCACCCTCGGCAACGTCATGCTGCTCGTCGCGCTCGGCGCGATGCTCGGCCGCATGATCGAGGTCTCCGGCGGCGCGCGGGTGCTCACCGACAAGCTCATCGAGCGCTTCGGCGAGCAGCGGGCGGCGATGGCCGTCGGCGTCGCGAGCCTCCTCATGGGCTTCCCGATCTTCTTCGACGCGGGCCTCGTCGTGATGATGCCGATCATCTACGCCGTCGCGCGTCGCCTCGGCGGCTCGCTCCTCACCGTGGCCTTCCCGGCTGCGCTCGCCTTCTCGTCGATGCACATCTTCGTGCCGCCGCACCCCGGGCCCGTCTCGGCCTCGGCGATCCTCGGCGCGGACGTGGGCCTCGTGCTCCTCCTCGGCCTCGTCGTCGCGATCCCCGTCTGGTACCTCGTGGGCGTGCTCTTCGGTGGCTGGGTCGGCCGCCGCTACGACATCCGCGTGCCCGACCTGCTCTCCGGCTCGAAGGACGAGTACGAGGAGATGGAGTCGAACCCCTCGTTCGGCCGCATCCTCTTCCTCCTGCTGCTGCCGCTGTTCCTCATCCTGCTGAACACGGGCCTCAACATGTACGCGTCGACGACCGAGGACGCGGACGCGTTCAAGGCCGAGCCCGTGGTGGCGGCGCTGCGCCTCCTCGGCGAGACGCCCGTCGCGCTCCTCATCACCGTCGTCATCTCGTTCTGGCTGCTCGGCTGGGGCATGGGCAAGCGCGGCTCCCTCGTCGACAAGGTCGCCGACAGCGCCCTCGGGCCCATCGCCTCCGTCGTGCTCGTCACGGGCGCCGGCGGCATGTTCGGCGGCGTGCTGCGCGTCACGGGCATCGGCACCGCGATCGCCGACTCGCTGAACGCGATCGGCATGCCGGTGATCCTCGCGGCCTTCCTCATCTCGCAGATCGTCCGCATCGCGCAGGGCTCGGCCACGGTCGCGCTCACGACGGCCGCCTCGCTCATGGCGGGCGTCGTCGCGCAGGGCGACTTCAACCCGGTGCAGATCGCGGCGATCGTGCTCGCGACGGCGGCCGGATCGGTGGGCTTCAGCCACGTCAACGACTCCGGCTTCTGGCTCGTGAGCCGCTTCTTCGGCCTCGACGTCGCGACGACGCTGAAGACGTGGACGGTGGCGCAGGGCCTCATGGCGATCGTCGGCTTCGCGATCTCGGTCGCGATCTACCTCGTGGGCGGCCTCCTGGGCTAG